Proteins from a single region of Bdellovibrio bacteriovorus HD100:
- a CDS encoding DUF2203 domain-containing protein, which translates to MIEINRSKTFSLDEARRLLPVIYRMTEEACREVKQHLNRIDAYSDKSHPSVAVIETQINSVIDRWQVKIEKLGGEPKGLWMADFDNGDGYYCWKYPEVEINHWHGYQDGFSGRITIE; encoded by the coding sequence GTGATTGAGATCAATCGCAGTAAAACGTTCAGCTTGGATGAAGCGCGCCGCTTGCTTCCCGTCATTTATCGTATGACGGAAGAGGCCTGCCGTGAGGTGAAACAGCACCTGAACCGCATCGATGCCTATTCCGACAAAAGCCACCCGTCAGTGGCGGTTATTGAAACACAGATCAACTCTGTTATTGACCGCTGGCAGGTTAAAATCGAAAAGCTGGGCGGCGAGCCCAAGGGCCTGTGGATGGCTGATTTTGACAATGGGGATGGTTACTATTGCTGGAAGTATCCAGAAGTTGAAATTAATCACTGGCACGGCTACCAAGATGGCTTTTCTGGGCGTATAACGATTGAATGA
- a CDS encoding tetratricopeptide repeat protein, producing the protein MPNGLNFNRLIFTVFLAFVSFLDIVPPQALAAEQTKDEFSLFEDEMKPAATPPAPVVKPTAPTISKPTVNKPTVTAPKVETPKVEAPAVPATPAAPEKTAVTVPKPEAVAAPVTAAPAEETPDQKIERLKKEIRASPKNARLIVDLAEELYKKEEYEKITLLLWKHVDKIDRRGLLILARSHEKRKEPTEMIRSLNVLLGKDEKDFEAYNLMGNAHTLQRKTKDAMEAYKKSIELNAKYEPAYDGLISLYEKRDTPNLYELRILLQDMVQNIGPRPQYLRKLCEINTRDGTYEPAVQSCKEAIQKDPKIADAYVYLGLSYKALGEDAIAVKTLKKAAGDFPKSELAQYHYGALLEEQKNYIEAMKVFKSGTEADAQAGRSWLGLATTSFELRKYEISLMAYKNACKFDKKNAVAFRRATTVLRNAKNNKWTDQFEQASENCTF; encoded by the coding sequence ATGCCCAATGGACTGAATTTCAATCGACTCATATTTACTGTGTTCTTGGCTTTTGTCTCATTTCTGGACATCGTTCCTCCTCAAGCCTTAGCGGCAGAGCAGACCAAAGACGAGTTCTCTCTCTTTGAAGACGAGATGAAACCGGCAGCGACTCCGCCTGCTCCGGTCGTAAAACCCACCGCTCCCACCATCAGCAAGCCGACTGTGAATAAACCCACGGTGACGGCACCGAAAGTGGAAACTCCGAAAGTCGAAGCTCCTGCAGTCCCGGCCACTCCGGCCGCTCCGGAAAAGACCGCCGTGACGGTGCCGAAACCTGAAGCCGTTGCGGCCCCCGTGACAGCAGCTCCGGCTGAAGAAACCCCGGACCAAAAAATCGAACGCCTGAAGAAAGAAATCCGCGCCAGCCCCAAAAACGCACGCCTGATTGTGGATCTGGCGGAAGAACTTTACAAAAAAGAAGAGTACGAAAAGATCACCCTGCTTTTGTGGAAACACGTCGACAAAATCGACCGCCGCGGACTTTTGATCCTGGCCAGATCCCATGAAAAGCGCAAAGAGCCAACGGAAATGATCCGTTCGCTGAACGTGCTTCTGGGTAAGGACGAAAAAGACTTTGAGGCTTACAACCTGATGGGGAACGCCCACACCCTTCAGCGCAAAACCAAAGATGCGATGGAAGCCTACAAAAAGTCCATCGAACTCAATGCCAAGTATGAGCCGGCGTACGACGGACTGATCTCGCTTTACGAAAAGCGTGACACTCCGAACCTCTATGAACTGCGTATTCTGTTGCAGGACATGGTGCAAAACATCGGTCCACGCCCGCAGTACTTAAGAAAGCTTTGCGAGATCAACACCCGCGACGGCACTTACGAGCCCGCGGTGCAGTCCTGCAAGGAGGCCATTCAGAAAGACCCTAAAATCGCCGACGCTTACGTTTACCTGGGACTTTCCTACAAGGCCCTGGGGGAAGATGCCATCGCGGTAAAAACCCTTAAAAAGGCCGCTGGCGACTTCCCTAAATCAGAACTGGCGCAATACCATTATGGCGCCCTGCTAGAAGAGCAGAAAAACTATATCGAGGCGATGAAGGTGTTTAAATCCGGCACAGAGGCCGATGCCCAGGCGGGACGCTCGTGGCTGGGGCTTGCCACCACGTCGTTTGAGCTCCGCAAGTACGAAATTTCGCTGATGGCATACAAGAACGCCTGCAAATTTGACAAAAAAAATGCCGTGGCCTTTAGAAGAGCCACGACAGTTTTAAGAAACGCAAAAAATAACAAATGGACCGACCAGTTTGAACAGGCCTCGGAAAACTGTACGTTCTAG